One Gimesia aquarii DNA segment encodes these proteins:
- a CDS encoding TolC family protein: MNCLMARIVLMLAAIVMLGPGCSRFLETSLQEEFVESEELYQQALTQIEYPNVDEIEESDTFGTQAPARLSSSTTPDYWELSLEEVVRLALQNSKVLGDVGGVALNTPAAVHTKYDAAIVESDPRYGVEGALSAYDTTLSASTFFEKNDKALNNVFFGGGTRLLRQDAMVIQAQLTKRAMTGTEFTLRDYIDYDANNSPGNQFPHAYQNNIEMEFRHPLLRGGGVDFNQLAGPSNTPGVVNGVIIARINTDISLGEFEISVRDLVSDVENAYWDLYFGYRDLDAKIMARDSALETWRRVHALYVNGRRGGEAEKEAQAREQYYRYQAEVENALSGRLLNGTHTNNGSQGGSFQSNHGVYVAERRLRMLMGISINDGRLIRPADEPSLARVEFDWEETLIESLERRPEIRRQRWQIKKRELELEANKNFLKPELDLIGRYRWRGFGRNFLEEGTQTGRFEGALNNLFDGDFQEWQLGLELSVPLGKRQAHAAMRFAELQLARDRAILHEQERAIVQSLSNAIADVDRAYAVLQTNFNRRHAARQEVAAMQAAYDSDNATLDLLLESQRRQAEADGSYYRSLVEYSLAIKNVQFEKGSLLSYNNIYLSEGGWPEKAYMDAAERERLRGRVRTIVDAPAYTGNLSQGIYPQLLVPGEVPEENLQPAPEPVPEKFIPPEPGTTGEAAAPPVEGDIQSIEFREEFDANHQIQNLESVQADNQTSLQTDVVQSAPPGLKDEFQSNPNPGILGMKDSDSQIAPEKIGQSEINFRPMDLQGEAPTLRSARQNQTPEFPSRGSSGENDPFKNYRDSGPRWKPVPLPEVKRRNLSDFSGEVQRFPLKSTSWQSLNQRTDSGSEIDMEAP; the protein is encoded by the coding sequence ATGAACTGTTTAATGGCCCGGATTGTGCTTATGTTAGCAGCAATTGTAATGCTGGGCCCAGGATGTAGCCGTTTCCTGGAGACTTCTCTACAAGAAGAATTTGTAGAAAGCGAGGAACTCTACCAACAAGCACTTACTCAAATCGAATATCCTAATGTAGATGAAATCGAAGAAAGTGACACTTTTGGTACACAGGCACCAGCCAGACTTTCCAGTTCAACAACGCCAGATTATTGGGAACTCTCTTTGGAGGAAGTAGTGCGTTTGGCATTACAGAATTCCAAAGTCTTAGGTGATGTTGGTGGAGTTGCTTTAAATACACCAGCAGCCGTTCATACAAAATATGATGCTGCGATTGTAGAGTCTGACCCTCGTTATGGAGTAGAGGGTGCTCTCAGCGCTTATGATACAACGCTTTCGGCAAGTACGTTCTTTGAAAAGAACGATAAAGCGCTCAACAACGTCTTCTTCGGTGGTGGAACTCGTCTTTTAAGACAAGATGCGATGGTCATTCAAGCTCAGTTGACAAAGCGAGCCATGACCGGAACGGAATTTACCCTACGAGATTATATTGATTACGATGCAAACAACTCTCCCGGTAACCAATTTCCACACGCTTATCAGAACAACATTGAAATGGAATTTCGTCACCCATTGTTACGAGGGGGGGGAGTTGACTTCAATCAGCTGGCAGGTCCCAGTAACACACCGGGTGTTGTAAATGGTGTGATCATTGCCCGAATTAATACGGATATCAGTCTGGGTGAATTTGAAATATCAGTTCGAGATCTTGTCAGCGATGTCGAGAATGCCTATTGGGATCTCTATTTTGGTTATCGAGATCTCGATGCAAAAATTATGGCTCGTGATTCTGCTTTAGAAACATGGCGAAGAGTTCATGCTTTGTATGTTAATGGTCGACGAGGTGGAGAAGCGGAAAAAGAAGCTCAGGCGCGCGAACAGTATTACCGTTATCAGGCTGAAGTTGAAAATGCGTTAAGTGGTCGGTTATTGAATGGAACACATACTAATAATGGTAGTCAGGGTGGAAGTTTTCAAAGCAATCACGGTGTGTATGTTGCAGAGCGTCGATTGCGTATGTTAATGGGAATTTCTATTAATGATGGTCGTTTAATCCGACCTGCAGATGAGCCTTCTCTGGCCCGCGTCGAGTTTGACTGGGAAGAAACCTTAATTGAATCTCTGGAACGTCGTCCAGAGATCCGTCGACAACGATGGCAGATCAAAAAACGAGAGCTCGAACTGGAAGCAAACAAAAATTTCTTGAAACCCGAATTAGATCTGATTGGACGTTATCGTTGGCGTGGCTTCGGACGTAACTTTCTGGAAGAGGGAACACAAACCGGGCGATTCGAGGGAGCACTTAATAATCTGTTCGATGGCGATTTTCAGGAATGGCAGTTAGGACTTGAACTCTCTGTGCCTTTGGGAAAAAGACAAGCGCATGCAGCGATGCGGTTTGCAGAATTACAGTTAGCACGTGATCGAGCAATTCTGCATGAGCAGGAACGAGCGATCGTACAAAGTTTAAGTAATGCTATTGCAGATGTAGATCGTGCGTATGCCGTTTTGCAAACTAACTTCAACCGTCGACATGCTGCCAGACAGGAAGTAGCTGCAATGCAGGCTGCTTATGATTCTGATAATGCGACTCTGGACTTACTGTTAGAGTCACAACGCCGTCAGGCAGAAGCGGATGGAAGCTACTACCGCTCGTTGGTGGAATACTCTCTGGCGATCAAAAACGTTCAGTTTGAAAAAGGATCATTGCTCTCTTACAACAACATTTATCTCTCAGAAGGGGGCTGGCCTGAAAAAGCTTACATGGACGCCGCAGAGCGGGAACGTTTACGTGGTCGTGTAAGAACAATTGTTGATGCTCCTGCTTATACCGGAAATCTAAGTCAAGGAATTTATCCTCAATTATTAGTACCTGGTGAAGTACCTGAAGAGAATCTGCAACCTGCTCCTGAACCGGTTCCTGAGAAGTTTATCCCACCAGAGCCTGGAACGACGGGTGAAGCCGCCGCCCCTCCTGTTGAAGGCGACATTCAATCGATCGAGTTCAGAGAAGAATTTGATGCGAATCATCAAATTCAAAATTTGGAATCGGTCCAGGCAGACAATCAAACTTCACTGCAAACAGATGTGGTCCAAAGCGCCCCTCCTGGACTAAAAGATGAGTTTCAGTCGAATCCCAATCCTGGCATTCTTGGTATGAAAGATTCCGATTCACAAATCGCTCCAGAAAAAATTGGTCAATCAGAGATCAACTTTCGCCCGATGGACTTACAGGGAGAAGCTCCCACATTACGGTCTGCTCGTCAGAATCAGACACCAGAATTTCCCTCCAGAGGGAGCTCAGGTGAAAATGACCCATTCAAAAATTACCGGGATTCTGGACCTCGTTGGAAACCTGTTCCACTTCCGGAAGTGAAAAGACGAAATTTAAGTGATTTTTCTGGTGAGGTACAAAGATTTCCCTTAAAAAGCACCAGCTGGCAATCCTTAAATCAGCGAACGGATTCAGGTTCCGAAATCGATATGGAAGCTCCTTAA
- a CDS encoding FG-GAP repeat domain-containing protein, translating into MITLFTENVFADDSLRGKPWVYHAIDQSSRGADGVKLTDADQDGLPDIATGWEEGNLTRIYRNPGPAKVKELWPKITVGKTPQVEDAAWIDLDHDGRQEVISCCEGKSQTIFVHWASNNQPFKKPWQQEVLPASRKKMMWMFATSAQIDNKPGLELVAAGKGKGAQIGWYQAGKNPRDLSGYHWRPLSPAGWIMSFIVLDMDGDGDVDLLTTDRKGKMRGCRWLENPGVLNVSKSSKWKNHWVGGKDREVMFAHVADLDQDGWKDILVVTRIPDELLWFRRLDQSGRKWKKIAFPFPVNTGHGKAVTVGDINLDGQPDVVISCGKADPPKSGMFWMSYSKSGTGLKWTTHEISGPRGIKYDRIELLDLDEDGDLDVISCEERDQKKGLGVFWYENPTK; encoded by the coding sequence TTGATTACTCTTTTTACAGAAAATGTATTCGCAGACGATTCGCTAAGAGGAAAGCCGTGGGTTTATCATGCGATTGATCAGTCTTCCCGAGGCGCAGATGGAGTCAAACTGACGGATGCAGACCAAGATGGTTTGCCAGATATCGCCACCGGTTGGGAAGAAGGAAACCTGACCCGAATTTATCGCAACCCAGGCCCGGCGAAAGTGAAAGAGCTCTGGCCTAAAATTACTGTGGGAAAAACTCCTCAGGTTGAAGATGCTGCCTGGATTGACCTGGATCATGATGGCCGACAAGAAGTCATTAGCTGCTGTGAGGGCAAAAGTCAGACAATTTTTGTGCACTGGGCCTCGAATAATCAACCATTTAAAAAACCATGGCAGCAAGAAGTATTACCTGCTTCAAGGAAAAAAATGATGTGGATGTTTGCGACCTCTGCACAAATAGATAATAAGCCGGGGTTAGAATTGGTTGCCGCTGGTAAAGGGAAGGGGGCACAAATTGGCTGGTATCAGGCAGGCAAAAACCCGCGCGATCTCTCGGGTTATCACTGGAGACCATTATCACCTGCGGGATGGATTATGTCATTCATTGTACTCGACATGGATGGTGATGGTGATGTAGATCTTTTAACAACTGATCGAAAAGGAAAGATGAGAGGCTGTCGCTGGCTGGAGAATCCCGGAGTTCTGAATGTATCAAAATCTTCCAAATGGAAGAATCATTGGGTGGGTGGTAAAGATCGGGAAGTGATGTTCGCTCACGTTGCTGATCTTGATCAAGATGGGTGGAAGGATATTCTGGTAGTGACACGTATTCCCGATGAATTACTTTGGTTTCGTCGGCTGGATCAGAGTGGTCGCAAGTGGAAAAAAATAGCCTTTCCTTTTCCCGTAAATACAGGGCATGGAAAAGCCGTTACAGTAGGTGATATCAATCTTGATGGACAGCCAGATGTCGTCATCAGTTGTGGAAAGGCAGATCCACCAAAATCCGGCATGTTCTGGATGAGTTATTCTAAAAGTGGTACAGGTCTTAAATGGACGACTCACGAAATCAGCGGGCCGCGAGGTATCAAATATGATCGAATTGAATTACTTGATCTCGACGAAGATGGTGATTTGGATGTGATTTCCTGTGAGGAACGGGATCAGAAGAAAGGCCTGGGAGTTTTCTGGTATGAGAATCCCACCAAATAA
- a CDS encoding sulfatase gives MRRYLYGMLCILLLFCSAKQLSAASKQKNVLVIVVDDQGFQAGCYGNKVIKTPGIDMLAASGTRFTRAHCTTASCSASRSVIMTGLYNHATGHYGHAHGYNHFSTYATVKSLPILLEEAGYRTCSIGKYHLAPKYVYEFQEYRNKGVQGNRNSAVMAANAKEWIMEKDDRPFFLYYCSSDPHRGGGPDGYSNFNNDPDHYPGVTPIKYKPEQIQVPPWLPNHQEVKEELAEYYQAISRLDQGVVSLINTLKETGHWEDTLVMFLSDNGPPFPGAKTNLYQPGMNLPLIVRDPSQPKQGITTDARVSWADLTPTILDYCNVTPKPVPRLRTVENNGKRVQGKGKPVPYQFHGRSFLSALGKEHAPDFDENYASHTFHEITMYYPMRVILSGKYKYIFNIAHELPYPFASDLYRSPTWQGVLKRGDKMFGQRTVYSYIHRPKHELYDVVADPFESTNLAFEPEHQERLIQMQEKLKTWQKKTKDPWFLKWEYE, from the coding sequence ATGAGACGATATCTCTACGGAATGCTTTGTATCCTTTTGCTATTCTGCTCTGCGAAACAATTATCTGCTGCTTCCAAGCAGAAAAATGTCCTGGTGATCGTTGTCGATGATCAGGGCTTTCAAGCTGGTTGTTATGGAAACAAAGTCATCAAAACACCGGGTATCGATATGCTGGCCGCATCGGGAACTCGGTTTACCCGCGCCCATTGTACAACGGCCAGTTGCTCCGCCAGTCGTTCGGTGATCATGACAGGTTTATATAATCATGCCACCGGACACTACGGTCATGCCCATGGTTATAATCACTTCAGTACTTATGCCACCGTCAAATCACTGCCAATCCTACTTGAGGAAGCTGGTTACCGAACATGCTCCATTGGAAAATATCACCTGGCTCCAAAATATGTTTATGAATTTCAGGAATACCGTAATAAAGGTGTGCAGGGAAATCGTAACTCGGCAGTCATGGCGGCCAATGCAAAAGAGTGGATCATGGAAAAAGACGACCGACCGTTCTTTCTCTATTATTGTAGTAGCGATCCCCATCGTGGAGGAGGCCCGGATGGTTATTCCAATTTCAATAATGACCCCGATCATTACCCAGGCGTGACTCCCATAAAATACAAACCGGAACAAATTCAAGTGCCACCCTGGCTACCCAACCATCAGGAAGTCAAAGAGGAACTGGCTGAATACTATCAAGCAATTTCTCGGCTCGATCAGGGCGTGGTTTCTTTGATTAATACGTTAAAAGAAACGGGACACTGGGAGGACACACTCGTCATGTTCCTGAGCGATAATGGTCCTCCGTTTCCTGGCGCAAAGACAAATCTTTATCAACCCGGGATGAATTTACCATTGATTGTCCGCGATCCCAGTCAGCCCAAGCAGGGAATTACAACTGATGCGAGGGTCTCTTGGGCCGACCTGACACCGACAATTCTGGATTATTGCAACGTGACACCGAAACCAGTTCCCCGACTTCGCACTGTTGAAAATAATGGCAAACGAGTTCAAGGAAAAGGAAAACCTGTTCCTTACCAGTTTCATGGACGCTCGTTTCTGAGCGCACTTGGAAAAGAACACGCGCCTGATTTCGACGAAAATTATGCTTCACATACCTTTCATGAAATCACAATGTATTATCCGATGCGGGTGATTTTGAGTGGTAAATATAAATACATTTTCAACATTGCCCATGAACTGCCTTACCCTTTTGCGTCCGATTTATATCGATCTCCTACCTGGCAGGGCGTTTTAAAACGGGGTGACAAAATGTTCGGTCAACGAACCGTTTACTCCTATATCCATCGTCCCAAACACGAACTTTATGATGTCGTCGCTGATCCCTTTGAATCGACAAATCTCGCCTTTGAACCTGAACACCAGGAAAGGCTGATCCAAATGCAGGAAAAGCTTAAAACGTGGCAGAAAAAAACCAAAGATCCCTGGTTTCTAAAGTGGGAATATGAATGA
- a CDS encoding DUF58 domain-containing protein has product MLSKNAPLSDPTALARFGKLDVVTRLVVEGFMMGQHKSPFKGASVEFVEHRQYYPGDEIRHIDWRAYGKTGKYYVKEFEDETNLRCYLLLDCSGSMAYSGKTLSKFEYARQLAAAFGYLLLGQRDATGLITFDTGQRDFIEPSANPKNFGQMLEILEQSKPGKETGISAALNQVLPLIKRRSLVVLISDCFDEPEALTTTLKQLRHARHEVLLFQVVAPEEEDFPFSKPTQFRSLEQAGHRQLVDPHQLRARYLEQYQEFCETLSRQCGSVNVDYLKFRTTDPYHLALGAFLNQRTRPGRK; this is encoded by the coding sequence ATGCTATCAAAAAATGCTCCTCTTTCTGACCCGACAGCGCTGGCACGATTTGGCAAATTGGATGTCGTCACGCGGCTGGTTGTAGAAGGTTTCATGATGGGGCAGCACAAAAGCCCTTTTAAAGGGGCGAGCGTGGAATTTGTGGAACATCGTCAGTATTACCCTGGCGACGAAATTAGGCATATCGACTGGCGCGCATACGGAAAAACGGGAAAGTATTACGTTAAAGAGTTCGAAGATGAGACAAATTTGCGATGTTATTTATTACTCGATTGTTCGGGGAGTATGGCTTATTCGGGTAAGACCTTAAGTAAATTTGAATATGCGCGTCAACTCGCGGCGGCCTTTGGATATTTATTACTAGGTCAGCGAGATGCCACTGGGTTAATTACGTTTGATACGGGACAACGTGATTTCATTGAGCCTTCAGCAAACCCCAAAAACTTTGGCCAAATGCTGGAAATCCTGGAGCAGTCAAAGCCTGGTAAAGAAACTGGGATTTCAGCTGCTTTAAATCAGGTTCTTCCATTAATCAAACGCAGAAGTTTAGTGGTTTTGATTTCCGATTGTTTTGATGAGCCTGAGGCACTCACAACCACTTTAAAGCAATTGCGACATGCTCGTCATGAAGTGCTCTTATTTCAAGTTGTGGCACCTGAAGAAGAAGATTTTCCCTTCAGTAAACCGACGCAATTTCGTAGTTTAGAACAAGCAGGTCATCGTCAATTGGTAGATCCTCACCAGTTACGTGCACGTTATCTAGAACAGTATCAGGAGTTTTGCGAGACTTTGTCACGACAATGCGGATCTGTGAATGTAGATTACCTCAAATTCCGAACGACTGACCCTTATCACTTAGCATTAGGTGCCTTTCTCAATCAACGAACCCGACCTGGAAGAAAGTGA
- a CDS encoding efflux RND transporter periplasmic adaptor subunit, whose product MPSDWLPNTRRTFIYSNRMTTDESSSIEDIWQEIEALVLGLAQLSRTGISSQKFYSELLDRAMRGMSASGGLIWIPDSTGSLELQSCLGLNPESNPGKPLSQQSIELHRLLLSEVLQGNQPVTIGPHSRLSEQHQGTNPTDENLILCPVAVENHPARQTGILEIVHHPPKSYTAQDGFLRFISALCELSEDYCQHQQLQRLQEMETLWDQFERFSEHVHVHLNSQQTAYIIANEGRTLINCDRLSVLQRTGKEYNLIAASGVDIIERRSESVQRLESLVGCIQSTNRDYWIMEGGQKYPPQITESLHAYLDLASSRSLMIIPLKHIIEEQKNDATESSQVQHSTSEQLVLGAIVVEQFHDLESDNTLLNRALAVSRHGGTALYNALQHESFPFFTVLKHWSYSPIRKKNMTWRNAITGMVILTLICAVLILTPADFMIEGSGTLQPVDQQNIFATADGTVDEILVHQGEQILAGDTLIILRDSDLELEFSRVRGEIQTTQKRLAVIQAARLDLNPTDLNALQKANRLTAEQEELNERLKSLKEQLVLLKNQQEALKLKSPISGEVLTWDLQEKLLARPVQRGQRLLTVADLKGPWVLKMQVLDSEIGHVLEAHQQNQNPLPVSFLLLTDPGQTYQGTIEKIAATAETNEEGIPTVQVTVELDHESITGLRPGASVLPQIDCGKRSLGYVWFRRLIETIQREVLFF is encoded by the coding sequence TTGCCAAGCGACTGGCTGCCAAACACACGCCGAACCTTCATTTATTCGAATCGCATGACGACTGATGAATCCTCTTCGATAGAAGACATCTGGCAGGAGATTGAAGCGCTCGTTCTCGGGCTGGCTCAACTCTCCAGAACAGGGATTTCGAGTCAAAAATTTTACTCGGAACTGCTGGATCGCGCCATGCGCGGCATGTCTGCTTCGGGTGGTCTCATCTGGATTCCTGATTCTACAGGCTCTCTAGAACTCCAAAGCTGCCTCGGATTAAACCCTGAATCAAATCCGGGCAAACCATTAAGCCAACAGTCGATTGAGCTACACCGGCTTCTACTGAGTGAAGTATTACAGGGGAACCAACCTGTAACAATTGGACCCCACTCGAGACTATCAGAGCAACATCAGGGAACGAATCCCACTGATGAAAATCTTATCCTGTGCCCCGTCGCGGTTGAGAATCATCCTGCTAGGCAGACTGGGATTTTGGAAATTGTTCATCATCCTCCGAAATCATACACAGCACAAGATGGTTTTCTGAGATTCATCAGTGCCTTATGTGAGCTTTCCGAGGATTACTGCCAGCATCAGCAATTGCAACGACTTCAAGAAATGGAAACTCTCTGGGATCAGTTTGAACGTTTCTCAGAACACGTCCACGTACATTTAAATTCTCAACAAACCGCATATATCATCGCCAATGAAGGAAGAACGTTAATTAACTGTGATCGACTCTCTGTTCTGCAACGAACCGGTAAAGAATACAACCTGATTGCGGCAAGTGGCGTGGATATAATTGAACGGCGATCAGAGTCTGTTCAACGTTTGGAAAGCTTGGTGGGTTGTATTCAATCCACAAACCGGGATTACTGGATCATGGAAGGAGGACAAAAATATCCTCCCCAGATTACAGAATCTTTACATGCCTATCTCGATCTGGCATCATCACGATCATTAATGATCATTCCACTGAAACATATTATCGAAGAACAGAAAAACGATGCGACAGAATCCAGCCAGGTGCAACATTCCACTTCAGAGCAACTTGTCCTGGGTGCGATCGTAGTAGAGCAATTTCATGATCTCGAATCCGACAATACATTGCTCAATCGTGCACTAGCCGTTTCACGTCATGGGGGGACTGCTTTATATAATGCATTACAGCATGAAAGCTTTCCTTTTTTTACTGTCTTGAAACACTGGTCGTATTCACCGATTCGCAAGAAAAATATGACATGGCGGAATGCCATTACCGGTATGGTTATTCTCACACTAATATGCGCCGTTTTGATTTTGACTCCCGCGGACTTTATGATTGAAGGTTCCGGAACACTCCAACCTGTTGACCAGCAAAATATTTTTGCTACCGCAGATGGAACCGTTGATGAAATACTCGTTCATCAGGGAGAACAAATTCTAGCAGGTGACACTCTGATTATTTTAAGAGATTCTGATTTAGAATTGGAATTCAGTCGTGTGAGAGGTGAGATTCAAACAACACAAAAGCGATTAGCAGTAATTCAGGCAGCAAGATTAGATTTGAATCCCACTGATCTTAATGCATTACAAAAAGCAAATCGCCTGACTGCAGAACAAGAAGAATTGAATGAACGTCTCAAAAGCTTGAAAGAACAACTCGTCTTACTTAAAAATCAACAAGAAGCACTAAAACTAAAAAGTCCGATTAGCGGTGAGGTATTGACCTGGGATTTACAAGAAAAATTACTGGCACGACCAGTGCAACGTGGGCAAAGACTATTAACGGTTGCTGATCTGAAAGGCCCTTGGGTTTTAAAAATGCAAGTGCTCGATTCGGAAATCGGTCACGTGCTCGAAGCCCATCAACAAAATCAGAACCCTCTCCCCGTTTCGTTTCTGCTGTTAACCGATCCAGGCCAAACCTATCAAGGAACTATAGAAAAAATCGCAGCGACAGCTGAAACGAACGAAGAAGGAATTCCAACAGTACAAGTTACAGTAGAACTGGATCATGAATCAATTACGGGCTTGAGGCCAGGTGCTTCGGTTCTCCCACAAATCGACTGTGGAAAGCGTTCTTTAGGATATGTCTGGTTCAGACGATTAATCGAAACCATTCAAAGGGAAGTGTTGTTCTTTTAA
- the infC gene encoding translation initiation factor IF-3 has product METTQRLNDQIRISPVRVVDQDGEQLGVIPTADALKLAMDANLDLVEVASDAKPPVCRIMDYGKLKYERKKKTSKNTKQHHVQLKEIRMRPKIGKHDIEFKLKSARKFLEQKDKVKFNIMFRGRENAHHELGRTILGEIQEQLSDLSKVEQSPAMASGRNMIMVLAPK; this is encoded by the coding sequence ATCGAAACAACGCAGAGACTTAATGACCAGATACGGATTAGTCCGGTGAGGGTCGTTGATCAAGACGGGGAACAATTAGGAGTGATTCCCACAGCAGATGCTTTAAAGTTGGCGATGGATGCAAATCTCGATCTGGTTGAAGTCGCCTCTGATGCAAAACCCCCAGTCTGTCGAATTATGGACTATGGGAAGCTGAAGTATGAGCGTAAAAAAAAGACTAGCAAAAACACGAAACAACATCATGTACAACTCAAAGAAATTCGGATGCGTCCCAAAATTGGAAAGCATGACATCGAATTTAAGCTGAAGAGTGCCCGAAAATTTCTGGAACAGAAGGACAAGGTCAAGTTTAATATCATGTTTCGTGGTCGCGAAAATGCACATCACGAACTAGGGCGAACGATCTTAGGGGAAATTCAGGAGCAACTTTCTGATTTGTCTAAAGTCGAACAATCTCCCGCGATGGCCAGCGGAAGAAATATGATCATGGTCCTTGCTCCCAAATAA
- a CDS encoding DUF1080 domain-containing protein — translation MTSLKRVTTLLTMIMTISTLNLAVAGEQKLNMPPKGYKALFNGKDLSGWKGLVGSPKTRAKMSPEELAEAQKKADQSMREHWKVVDGVLVFDGKGQSLCTDKDYKNFEMLVDWKIKKDGDSGIYLRGSPQVQIWDPATKAAKGVGSGGLYNNKKNPSKPLVTADNPVGEWNTFYIKMVGDKVTVKLNGKLVTDTVLENYWERDKPIYETGQIELQNHGNTLYFRNVFIKELD, via the coding sequence ATGACATCTTTGAAACGAGTGACAACGCTATTAACAATGATCATGACAATTTCAACTCTCAATTTAGCAGTAGCCGGTGAACAAAAACTGAATATGCCTCCCAAAGGGTATAAAGCGTTATTTAATGGTAAGGACTTATCTGGGTGGAAGGGTTTGGTGGGCAGCCCCAAGACACGTGCTAAAATGAGTCCTGAAGAGTTAGCTGAGGCACAAAAGAAGGCGGATCAAAGCATGCGGGAACACTGGAAAGTGGTTGATGGCGTGCTTGTCTTTGATGGAAAAGGCCAGAGCCTGTGTACTGATAAAGACTACAAAAACTTTGAAATGCTGGTAGACTGGAAAATCAAAAAAGATGGGGACAGTGGAATTTATCTACGCGGTTCACCCCAGGTTCAGATATGGGATCCTGCAACGAAAGCTGCTAAAGGTGTTGGTTCAGGCGGGCTATACAACAATAAAAAAAATCCCAGTAAACCTTTAGTGACTGCTGATAATCCAGTGGGAGAATGGAACACGTTCTACATTAAAATGGTTGGTGACAAAGTGACTGTCAAATTAAATGGTAAGTTGGTTACGGACACAGTTTTGGAAAATTATTGGGAACGCGATAAACCCATTTACGAGACAGGACAGATTGAATTACAAAATCATGGTAATACACTCTATTTCCGAAACGTATTTATTAAGGAACTTGATTAG
- a CDS encoding Gfo/Idh/MocA family protein, whose amino-acid sequence MSDKIRWGILSTAKIGTLQVIPAMQKGNFSEVTAIASRNLAQAKQVASQLGIARAYGSYEELLEDPDIDVIYNPLPNHMHVPWSIKAIQAGKHVLCEKPIGLSSEEGQTLLDCAQKHSELKVMEAFMYRHHPQWQLVQKIVQEGKIGTLRTIQSFFSYFNDDPQNIRNQSELGGGGLMDIGCYPISLSRFIFDEEPNRAFGIAEYDSTLNIDRLTSATLEFPNGSSTFTCSTQLNPYQRVHIHGTEGRVEIEIPFNAPIDRPCKVWLQTGTEINEIELEVCNQYTIQGDLFSQAVLNNTSIPTPLEDAVSNMKVIEAVVESNRLGSWVNL is encoded by the coding sequence ATGAGCGATAAAATCCGCTGGGGTATTCTGAGCACTGCAAAAATTGGCACATTACAAGTCATTCCCGCAATGCAAAAAGGGAACTTCAGTGAAGTAACTGCAATTGCGTCACGAAATTTGGCGCAAGCAAAACAAGTCGCCTCTCAATTAGGGATTGCGCGTGCTTATGGATCTTATGAAGAACTCCTGGAAGATCCCGACATTGACGTGATCTATAATCCCCTGCCCAATCACATGCATGTTCCCTGGTCAATCAAGGCCATCCAGGCAGGTAAACATGTACTCTGTGAAAAACCGATCGGGTTATCATCCGAAGAAGGTCAAACACTACTTGACTGTGCCCAGAAACATTCTGAATTGAAAGTGATGGAAGCTTTTATGTACCGCCATCACCCTCAGTGGCAATTGGTACAAAAGATAGTGCAGGAAGGAAAAATTGGCACGCTGCGTACCATTCAATCGTTTTTCTCTTACTTTAATGATGACCCTCAAAACATTCGTAATCAATCTGAGCTTGGTGGAGGGGGCTTGATGGATATTGGCTGCTATCCGATTTCCCTTTCGCGATTCATCTTTGATGAGGAACCCAACCGCGCCTTTGGAATTGCTGAATATGACTCCACACTCAACATAGATCGATTGACTTCTGCAACCTTGGAATTCCCTAATGGCAGTTCGACATTCACATGTTCTACGCAACTTAACCCTTACCAGCGCGTACACATTCATGGTACAGAGGGAAGAGTGGAAATAGAAATTCCCTTTAATGCCCCCATCGATCGACCATGTAAAGTCTGGCTGCAAACTGGTACTGAAATCAATGAAATTGAATTGGAAGTTTGCAACCAATACACAATTCAGGGAGACTTATTTTCCCAGGCAGTCCTCAATAACACGTCTATTCCGACTCCACTCGAAGATGCTGTTTCCAATATGAAAGTCATCGAAGCAGTTGTAGAAAGCAATCGCCTTGGAAGTTGGGTCAATTTATAA